The Brassica napus cultivar Da-Ae chromosome C7, Da-Ae, whole genome shotgun sequence genome has a segment encoding these proteins:
- the LOC106435117 gene encoding MLP-like protein 31: MAQAMLKPSLQGEVEADIEIKAPATKFFHMFAVRPQDVSKASPENVQACCVEGGEMGRVGTLVSWNYVHDGKPKFARERIEAVDPKKNMIKFRVIEGDLMKEFKSFLFTIQVTPKQGGLGSVVKWNMSYERIDESVAHPESLLQVGVKMAKDIDEMLSSKE, encoded by the exons ATGGCACAGGCTATGTTGAAGCCTTCTTTACAAGGAGAGGTTGAGGCAGATATTGAGATCAAAGCTCCGGCCACGAAATTCTTCCACATGTTTGCAGTGAGACCACAAGATGTGTCTAAAGCCTCTCCTGAAAATGTCCAGGCATGTTGTGTCGAAGGGGGAGAGATGGGAAGAGTTGGCACTCTCGTCAGCTGGAACTATGTTCATG ATGGGAAGCCAAAGTTTGCCAGGGAGAGGATCGAGGCAGTGGACCCGAAGAAGAATATGATCAAGTTCAGAGTGATAGAAGGAGATCTGATGAAAGAGTTCAAGAGCTTCCTATTCACGATCCAGGTGACTCCGAAGCAAGGAGGACTTGGAAGTGTGGTGAAATGGAACATGTCATACGAGAGGATTGACGAAAGCGTTGCTCACCCGGAGTCTCTGCTCCAAGTGGGTGTAAAAATGGCCAAAGACATCGACGAAATGCTCTCATCTAAGGAATAG